From Astyanax mexicanus isolate ESR-SI-001 chromosome 13, AstMex3_surface, whole genome shotgun sequence, the proteins below share one genomic window:
- the mipa gene encoding major intrinsic protein of lens fiber a, whose amino-acid sequence MWEFRSMSFWRAVFAEFYGTMFFVFFGLGAALRWTTGSHNVLHVAFCFGLAAATLIQSIGHISGGHINPAVTFAYLIGSQMSLFRAFFYICAQCLGALAGAAVLYGVTPSNMRGNLALNTLQPGISLGMATTMEVFLTLQLVVCIFAVTDERRNGRLGSAALAIGFSVLMGHLLGMYYTGAGMNPARSFAPAVLIRNFVNHWVYWVGPFIGGAIGALLYDFMLFPRMRGLSERLAVLKGNRPPEVEGQQDTRGEPIELKTQAL is encoded by the exons ATGTGGGAGTTCCGGTCCATGTCTTTCTGGCGAGCTGTGTTTGCTGAGTTCTACGGCACCATGTTCTTCGTGTTCTTTGGGCTAGGTGCGGCTCTGCGTTGGACCACTGGCTCCCACAATGTGCTCCATGTTGCCTTCTGCTTTGGGCTGGCAGCCGCCACCCTCATCCAGTCCATAGGCCACATCAGCGGCGGCCACATCAATCCGGCCGTCACATTTGCCTACCTGATCGGTTCCCAGATGTCCCTGTTCCGCGCCTTCTTCTACATCTGTGCCCAGTGTTTGGGGGCTCTTGCTGGGGCTGCTGTGCTATATGGGGTAACGCCAAGCAACATGAGAGGCAATCTGGCTCTTAACACA CTGCAACCAGGCATCAGCCTGGGCATGGCTACCACCATGGAAGTGTTCCTCACTCTGCAGCTGGTCGTCTGTATCTTCGCTGTGACCGACGAGAGGCGCAATGGGCGTCTTGGCTCTGCTGCTTTGGCCATCGGCTTCTCTGTGCTCATGGGACACCTGCTTGGG ATGTACTATACCGGTGCTGGAATGAACCCTGCCAGGTCCTTCGCACCTGCTGTGCTCATCAGGAACTTTGTCAACCACTGG GTGTACTGGGTCGGCCCCTTCATTGGCGGCGCGATTGGTGCCCTCCTGTATGACTTCATGCTTTTTCCACGCATGCGTGGCCTGTCTGAGAGGCTGGCTGTGCTCAAAGGCAATCGGCCTCCAGAGGTCGAGGGGCAACAGGACACCCGGGGGGAGCCAATCGAGCTCAAGACACAGGCCCTATAA